A stretch of DNA from Patescibacteria group bacterium:
GTTTCTTAAAAACTGAGAGTAACCCCGACGCCATGAGATTTTTTTGTGCGGGATTAGAGCACTCCAACAAATTTAAACCCACAGGATATTGGGCATCGGAAGGATCTAAAACAATCACATCGTTAATCCTGTTATCGGGAACATTGCGCAAAATGTGTTCCACCAGCTCACCATGCGGATCCATAACACCCACCCCATTGCCATTTTTCATATCCTGAATAATCATATTTTCAAAAATCGTGGACTTGCCCGTTCCCGTTTTTCCGACTAAATAAGTGTGGCGACAACGATCTTCGCTTTTAACATCGTCATTTTTAATCCCAAATTTTACCTGCCGATCTCTAAAAGTGGTGCGACCGATATAGGTGCAGTTCTCGGTAGGCAGATTGATCGGCGGCTCTCCCCTTTTGGCAAGGCTCCAACTAATGCTCGGAGTTTCTACGGAAGCTGATGGTAGATGAAAAATAGATGCCAGCTCGTCGGTGGATAAAATAAAACTATCCGAAGTGGAAAATTTACGAGATGATAAATCGTCAAAGCTGGAAATCCCACTGGCTGTAAAACTGTTGAGATTGGAGGTTCCATATTGCTTAAATGAGGCAGTGAGACTTTTAAGGTGGGTGTTTGCTGTAGCCTCGTCGGGGCTGGCGACCGCAATTCTGATAATGGTTTCGAACCCCATTTTGGACAATTTTAACTCAATTGACTCTAATTCCCCTTTTTGACCCTCGGACAAAACTGCCGCCCTTTCAGGCTCTGGTCTAGCGGGTAACTGGCGTTGTGGAATGTAAGCTTCACCGGTATAAAAAACTCTTTTGGGGATGTTTCCAAGTACCGCCATAATTTCCTCACCAAAAGATTTAAAAATATCTTTTAAACCCCAACCCGCGGATTGTGTACCCATTTTAACCATCTCCACATACTGATACCCTGTGGACTGCCAACCATCAGCGATTGGGCGAACCAAAACTTGAACAAATGCTTTACTCTTTTGACTAACCTCCTCGATTGATGAGGTTAACGCAGATAGCGGATCGACCTCAAAATCGCGAAAAGTGCGAATGGGAAAGTAATTTTCCTTAACATGCTTAAGATAGATGGATGCAAAGCAAGGAAATTTGTCATCGGTTTTTATGTAATCTGCGGTTACCGTAATCTGCGCGTTGGGATATTGGGCATAGATTTGGCTTTCTACATACGATTGGAGTTGGTGCGGTAAAGTGCAATAAAAAACCACGCCTTCGCTGTCGGCGGCAATTTCAAATGTGATGTGTTCTTGGATTCCGGGAGTAAATTTTAAAAGCCCATGTAGCGCCGAAAACATTTGCTCGGCGGCAACAGGAGCTGCCAAAAGCTCAAAATGTTCGCCTTCGATAACTTTGGGAACCTTAATAACCAAGACAGTGTCCGGGGAAACAACCAAAGCCAAGTCCGCATTCTGAAAAGATTTCTTTTTGTGACTTGTCAGCTCGCGATAGGCAAGGTATATAGAGACTGCCAGCACACCAATTGCGATGGTAATCAATTTAAGTATTTCGTTCATGGTTGTCGTTCTCTCTCCTCACATTATGATGCGCATAAAATAACCCCCTCGTCAACAGTTTCTCCCTTCTATTCCCTCTGCTCCCTCTAATCCCTCTAATTTATTGGTGCCACCGGTGGGAGTTGAACCCACAACCTCCTCCTTAGGACGGAGTTGCTCTATCCATTGAGCTACGGTGACTAGTGTTACGGAATTGCTTCCCGCCCGCATCGCCTAACGGCTCAGCGTTTGGCGGGCGCGGTATCCATTAAGCTACGACGACATGTTATCCCCCATTGTACTACACCTAAACCAAACGACAATCAGGGCGCAATTAGCGCCCTGATTTAGAAAGGAGAGAGACCTGTAAAAATTTTATCAAAGGCTACCTATCTTGTCAACTCCAACAACCACAATAATATCCGCCCGGTAGGCGTTTGAAGTATAGACCGACAAATCATCTTGCCAAAGAATTGTTTTTAAATTTAAGTTTTGCGAGATGGTTTTTAGAGTTTGGGGGTAGGAGTTGCCATTGTAGGCGACGACGCTTTGATCAAAAATTTGTTCGCTGTTCTGCGCGTCCAGCACATACAAACCGGAATTCTTTAGAATGCGACCCATTTGCGTTGCCAGCCCTGGCTCTTGGGTAGCGTTTAAAACCAATACTTTTGCACCCTCCTCACCTAAGATTCGTTCGTTGAGGGTTTGCTGCCACAGAAAATCAAATTTTGCGCCGTCGCCTCCCGCATCAATCGCTACAGTTGAGACCTCCGACTTTTTAGCGGTTTTCATAAAATTAGCCAGCAAAAAGACTTCAGGCAGAGAAAGATTGGTTTTGACACCATCTCGAGCAAACTTGGCGTTTTCCTTTAGGCTCAACAAAAACTTGGCATAATTTCCCTCACCAATTTCACCTTTTTCAAAATCTCCTAAAATCGTTTTGACAACTTTTTCTCCATTGGTATCGCAACTAATATAGCGATTTACCGCCAAAGCGTATTTTGTTCCTATTTCCCTAATTTCTCCTTCGGGAAAAAGTAAATACTGATAACTACCCAAATCAGGCACTACCCGTAGTAAACCGTAAGATCCCCCATCGTTTTTACCAAACAATACATTAAGGCTAGACCTGCCGTCCCAAGCGGTTGTAACCCCAGCATAGTTGTCGGACGCTGAAACAAAAGGGGCTTTAAAAAGATTAAAAACCGAAAGCGCGTACAAAACAGCGCCAGAAAATAGCACGCAACAGATACCAAAAAGCACCAAACGGACTTTTTTAAAGAATTTTTTTACCGCATGGGCTTGTTTCCAAGAGCGGGTATGGCGGGTTCTTTTGGGGCGCAGGGTTTTTCGTGGCATTGGGGTTATCTTACAAACACCTGAATAGGCTTGCCACAAGCGGTTTACTATCTACGATA
This window harbors:
- a CDS encoding type IV secretion system DNA-binding domain-containing protein produces the protein MNEILKLITIAIGVLAVSIYLAYRELTSHKKKSFQNADLALVVSPDTVLVIKVPKVIEGEHFELLAAPVAAEQMFSALHGLLKFTPGIQEHITFEIAADSEGVVFYCTLPHQLQSYVESQIYAQYPNAQITVTADYIKTDDKFPCFASIYLKHVKENYFPIRTFRDFEVDPLSALTSSIEEVSQKSKAFVQVLVRPIADGWQSTGYQYVEMVKMGTQSAGWGLKDIFKSFGEEIMAVLGNIPKRVFYTGEAYIPQRQLPARPEPERAAVLSEGQKGELESIELKLSKMGFETIIRIAVASPDEATANTHLKSLTASFKQYGTSNLNSFTASGISSFDDLSSRKFSTSDSFILSTDELASIFHLPSASVETPSISWSLAKRGEPPINLPTENCTYIGRTTFRDRQVKFGIKNDDVKSEDRCRHTYLVGKTGTGKSTIFENMIIQDMKNGNGVGVMDPHGELVEHILRNVPDNRINDVIVLDPSDAQYPVGLNLLECSNPAQKNLMASGLLSVFKKHFGQISWGPRLEYLLNNAILTLLEVPGTTMLGLTRVLADDNYRKYITHRINDPVIIDFWEKEFKAMKGNQSLSSEALSPIQNKVGRFLSSSTIRNLLGQRTSTIDLTDIMDNKKILLVNLAKGRIGEDNSNLLGSLLVARLFFTVMQRVDVPWENRTPFYLYVDEFQNFASESFAGILSEARKYRLALHLTHQYTAQIPEEMQMAIFGNVGSIIALTLGAQDAKILEPEFAPVFTENDLINLEAHHFYIKLIIDGMTSAPFSGVSIPPPTKEEWTNNTEKILNLSRQKYSRPLADVEDRIRKWVERPFDLGMAIAEEQRGKTETKIEQDTESIDNKIEGEYKIRGGTTPTG
- a CDS encoding LytR C-terminal domain-containing protein encodes the protein MPRKTLRPKRTRHTRSWKQAHAVKKFFKKVRLVLFGICCVLFSGAVLYALSVFNLFKAPFVSASDNYAGVTTAWDGRSSLNVLFGKNDGGSYGLLRVVPDLGSYQYLLFPEGEIREIGTKYALAVNRYISCDTNGEKVVKTILGDFEKGEIGEGNYAKFLLSLKENAKFARDGVKTNLSLPEVFLLANFMKTAKKSEVSTVAIDAGGDGAKFDFLWQQTLNERILGEEGAKVLVLNATQEPGLATQMGRILKNSGLYVLDAQNSEQIFDQSVVAYNGNSYPQTLKTISQNLNLKTILWQDDLSVYTSNAYRADIIVVVGVDKIGSL